One window from the genome of Haloprofundus halobius encodes:
- the asd gene encoding aspartate-semialdehyde dehydrogenase, whose translation MAVRVGILGATGAVGQRFIQLLDGHPSFELATVTASDESAGKSYREAAKWRVDTPIPDDVAEMEVRRTAVDDVPDDLDLVFSSLPSAAAADVEPDFAAAGYVVSSNSSNDRMAPDVPLTIPEVNADHLGLIEVQRDERGWDGALIKNPNCSTITMTPTLAALDAFGLERVHVSTLQAVSGAGYSGVTSMEIIDNAIPHIGGEEEKMESESRKLLGSFDGAELSLHGADVSASCNRIPTLDGHLENVFAELEDDPSVDDVADAMREFPGIDLPSAPDPLIRVFDDPTRPQPRLDRMHGDGMAVSAGGIEETSTGIKYNCLAHNTIRGAAGASVLNGELLVEEGWV comes from the coding sequence ATGGCAGTACGTGTTGGCATCCTCGGCGCCACCGGCGCAGTCGGACAGCGATTCATCCAACTTCTCGACGGACACCCGAGCTTCGAACTCGCGACGGTCACCGCGAGCGACGAGAGCGCGGGCAAGAGCTACCGTGAGGCCGCCAAGTGGCGCGTCGACACGCCCATCCCGGACGACGTCGCCGAGATGGAGGTCCGACGAACCGCCGTCGACGACGTGCCCGACGACCTGGACCTCGTCTTCTCCTCGCTGCCCTCCGCTGCGGCCGCAGACGTCGAACCCGACTTTGCGGCGGCTGGCTACGTCGTCTCCTCGAACTCCTCTAACGACCGGATGGCTCCCGACGTCCCGCTCACGATTCCGGAGGTCAACGCCGACCACCTCGGCCTCATCGAGGTTCAGCGCGACGAACGCGGCTGGGACGGCGCGCTCATCAAGAACCCGAACTGCTCGACTATCACGATGACGCCAACGCTCGCCGCTCTCGACGCGTTCGGCCTCGAACGCGTCCACGTCTCTACCCTACAGGCAGTCTCGGGCGCGGGTTACTCGGGCGTCACCTCGATGGAGATCATCGACAACGCCATCCCGCACATCGGCGGCGAGGAGGAGAAGATGGAGAGCGAGTCACGCAAACTGCTCGGCTCCTTCGACGGCGCGGAACTCTCGCTGCACGGCGCCGACGTCTCGGCCTCCTGCAACCGGATTCCGACGCTCGACGGCCACCTCGAGAACGTCTTCGCCGAACTCGAAGACGACCCCTCCGTCGACGACGTCGCCGACGCGATGCGCGAGTTCCCCGGTATCGACCTCCCGAGCGCGCCGGACCCGCTCATCCGCGTCTTCGACGACCCGACCCGGCCGCAACCGCGTCTCGACCGGATGCACGGCGACGGGATGGCCGTCTCCGCGGGCGGTATCGAGGAAACGAGCACGGGTATCAAGTACAACTGCCTCGCGCACAACACGATTCGCGGCGCGGCGGGCGCGAGCGTGCTCAACGGCGAATTGTTGGTCGAAGAAGGCTGGGTCTAA
- a CDS encoding cold-shock protein gives MAKGEVDFFNDTGGYGFISTDDADDDVFFHMEDVGGPDLEEGQEVEFDIEQAPKGPRATNLTRL, from the coding sequence ATGGCGAAAGGCGAAGTTGATTTCTTCAACGACACTGGCGGCTACGGTTTCATCTCGACGGACGACGCGGACGACGACGTGTTCTTCCACATGGAAGACGTTGGCGGCCCGGACCTCGAAGAGGGACAGGAAGTGGAGTTCGACATCGAGCAGGCCCCGAAGGGCCCGCGCGCGACGAACCTCACCCGACTGTAA
- a CDS encoding Rieske (2Fe-2S) protein translates to MDDAIRVTVETEDEEETVRLSDTEGTVEVGDATFRFSVDDERDGGGDGDAPAEGNDAPTEEADAVSDPRRLVAIDDIPTGGTLRFEATNGQRGAEGILERNGDEVYAWRNSCPHKPHVRLDPGFGARVTDDHIVCHEHGARFVRGDGFCTRGPCRGQSLELIEVERRDDGVYLTDERFDGGRVL, encoded by the coding sequence ATGGACGACGCCATCCGGGTGACCGTCGAGACAGAGGACGAAGAAGAGACGGTGCGACTCTCCGATACGGAAGGAACGGTCGAAGTCGGCGACGCGACGTTCCGATTCAGCGTCGACGACGAGCGCGACGGCGGCGGAGACGGCGACGCCCCCGCCGAGGGGAACGACGCACCGACTGAAGAGGCAGATGCCGTGTCCGACCCGCGCCGACTCGTCGCCATCGACGACATCCCGACGGGGGGGACGCTCCGATTCGAGGCGACAAACGGACAGCGAGGAGCCGAGGGGATACTCGAACGAAACGGCGACGAGGTGTACGCGTGGCGTAACTCCTGCCCGCACAAACCGCACGTTCGGCTGGACCCCGGGTTCGGTGCGCGCGTGACCGACGACCACATCGTCTGTCACGAGCACGGTGCGCGGTTCGTCCGCGGTGACGGGTTCTGCACCCGTGGTCCGTGCCGGGGCCAGTCGCTCGAACTCATCGAGGTCGAACGCCGAGACGACGGCGTCTACCTGACCGACGAACGATTCGACGGCGGACGGGTGTTGTGA
- a CDS encoding Gfo/Idh/MocA family protein, protein MPTESVYDVGVVGCGVVGNRLADSFTAHERTNVWGVCDLVESKATAFADKYDCAAFTDYRELLERDAVDVVYVGVPPASHLEVARFALELEKHVVCEKPIAENADEGEKLVELAASSSQTTAVNLPFRYTPGFVEMRERIRNGDVGHPKRISLDFRFPRWPREWQDVSWLTGREQGGPLREVGTHFLFGVQEIFGPVDRLSAEVSYSGPETYEESIVGYFETDGVHGTIDVLCDHQQSEENSITVVGSKSALTLTEWYKLVEHRGDDGGARETTLNETRERTTLTLVDEFVAALDGDGGNLVSFEEANRVQRVVDAVFASEGTVRELDDD, encoded by the coding sequence ATGCCAACCGAATCCGTTTACGACGTGGGGGTCGTCGGCTGCGGGGTCGTCGGCAACCGCCTCGCCGACTCGTTCACCGCCCACGAGCGGACGAACGTCTGGGGCGTCTGCGACCTCGTCGAATCGAAAGCGACGGCGTTCGCCGACAAGTACGACTGCGCGGCGTTCACAGACTACCGGGAACTGCTCGAACGCGACGCCGTCGATGTCGTCTACGTCGGCGTGCCGCCCGCCTCGCATCTCGAAGTCGCACGCTTCGCGTTGGAACTGGAGAAACACGTTGTCTGCGAGAAACCGATCGCCGAGAACGCCGACGAGGGCGAGAAGTTGGTCGAACTCGCGGCGTCGTCGTCGCAGACGACTGCGGTCAACCTCCCGTTTCGCTACACGCCGGGGTTCGTCGAGATGCGGGAACGGATCCGGAACGGGGACGTCGGTCACCCGAAGCGAATCAGTCTCGACTTCCGATTCCCGCGGTGGCCCCGCGAGTGGCAAGATGTGTCGTGGTTGACGGGTCGCGAACAGGGTGGTCCGCTCCGAGAAGTCGGGACGCACTTCCTCTTCGGCGTGCAGGAGATTTTCGGCCCCGTCGACCGACTCAGCGCCGAGGTGTCGTACAGCGGTCCCGAGACGTACGAGGAGTCTATCGTCGGTTACTTCGAGACCGACGGCGTCCACGGCACCATCGACGTACTCTGCGACCACCAACAGTCCGAGGAGAACTCGATTACGGTCGTCGGGTCGAAGTCGGCGCTCACGCTGACCGAGTGGTACAAACTCGTCGAGCATCGCGGCGACGACGGCGGAGCGCGCGAGACGACGCTCAACGAGACGCGCGAACGGACGACGCTGACACTCGTCGACGAGTTCGTCGCCGCGCTCGACGGCGACGGCGGAAATCTGGTGTCGTTCGAGGAGGCGAATCGAGTCCAGCGGGTCGTCGACGCCGTCTTCGCCTCCGAGGGGACGGTGCGAGAACTCGACGACGACTGA
- the hisD gene encoding histidinol dehydrogenase, translating to MEVKRIADLGPDERDALFERDAGVDAVRNDVRDIVGRVREEGDVALREFSREFDGVEVGNVDVTDLAERAYGDVGEEIREAIETAAENVREFHERQIPEDWRDDFGGHVSEANVTTEARSASGSRELGRRFRPLERVGVYVPGGAAAYPSSALMGVIPAKVAGVEHVAVATPPADEINPVTLAAIHAAGADAVYAAGGAQAISALAYGTETVNAVQKVVGPGNKWVTAAKAEVRGDVEIDFLAGPSEILVVADETARPEFVAADLLAQAEHDPEASVVAVTDDEETAEAIAEAVDAGVADRERGDVISEALANDASGVFLARSMPEAVLFAEEYAAEHLSIQARDDEELLDRITNAGSVFLGPYTPVAAGDYASGTNHVLPTNGGAKLYGGLSVDTFVRSTTVQRLDREGLDELSGTITTLAEAEGLEAHAESVRVRLGDGN from the coding sequence ATGGAAGTCAAGCGAATCGCGGACCTCGGCCCCGACGAACGCGACGCGCTGTTCGAGCGCGACGCGGGCGTCGACGCCGTCCGCAACGACGTCCGTGACATCGTCGGTCGCGTACGTGAGGAGGGAGACGTGGCCCTCCGGGAGTTCTCCCGTGAGTTCGACGGCGTCGAAGTCGGCAACGTCGACGTGACGGACCTCGCCGAGCGAGCGTACGGCGACGTCGGCGAGGAGATACGCGAAGCCATCGAGACGGCCGCCGAGAACGTCCGAGAGTTCCACGAGCGGCAGATTCCCGAGGACTGGCGCGACGACTTCGGGGGTCACGTGAGCGAAGCGAATGTGACTACGGAAGCGCGAAGCGCTTCCGGCAGTCGAGAACTCGGTCGTCGGTTCCGACCGCTCGAACGCGTCGGCGTTTACGTCCCGGGCGGTGCGGCCGCCTACCCGTCGAGCGCGCTGATGGGCGTCATTCCAGCCAAGGTCGCCGGCGTCGAGCACGTCGCCGTCGCCACGCCGCCCGCCGACGAGATCAACCCGGTAACGCTCGCCGCGATTCACGCCGCGGGTGCCGACGCGGTATACGCTGCGGGTGGCGCGCAGGCCATCTCGGCGCTCGCCTACGGCACCGAGACGGTCAACGCGGTGCAGAAAGTCGTCGGCCCCGGTAACAAGTGGGTGACGGCCGCGAAGGCCGAGGTCCGCGGCGACGTCGAGATCGATTTCCTCGCCGGACCGAGCGAGATTCTCGTCGTCGCCGACGAGACAGCACGTCCGGAGTTCGTCGCGGCCGACCTCCTCGCGCAGGCCGAACACGACCCCGAAGCCTCGGTCGTCGCGGTCACGGACGACGAGGAGACGGCCGAGGCCATCGCCGAGGCGGTCGACGCGGGCGTCGCCGACCGCGAGCGCGGCGACGTGATTTCCGAGGCGCTCGCCAACGACGCCAGCGGCGTCTTCCTCGCGCGGTCGATGCCCGAAGCCGTCCTCTTCGCAGAGGAGTACGCCGCCGAGCACCTCTCGATTCAGGCGCGAGACGACGAGGAACTGCTCGACCGCATCACCAACGCCGGGAGCGTCTTTTTGGGTCCCTACACGCCCGTCGCCGCGGGTGACTACGCCTCCGGAACTAACCACGTCCTGCCGACGAACGGCGGCGCGAAGCTATACGGTGGCCTCTCGGTCGACACGTTCGTTCGCTCGACGACAGTCCAGCGACTCGACAGAGAGGGACTGGACGAACTGTCCGGGACGATCACGACGCTCGCGGAGGCCGAAGGGTTGGAGGCGCACGCCGAGAGCGTGCGCGTTCGCCTCGGCGACGGGAACTAA
- a CDS encoding HesB/IscA family protein, with translation MSTESVDGDAETPVKVTESAASEALSLLESEGLDTDVAGLRLFVQQGGCAGLSYGMRFDNEPEDDDAVTEHHGLRIFVDPASRRYIGGSVLDYEGGLQAAGFHVENPNVVSECGCGESFRT, from the coding sequence ATGAGTACCGAATCCGTCGACGGCGACGCCGAGACGCCGGTGAAAGTGACAGAGAGCGCGGCGTCGGAGGCGCTGTCGCTTCTGGAGAGCGAGGGACTGGACACCGACGTGGCGGGTCTTCGGCTGTTCGTCCAGCAGGGGGGCTGTGCCGGGCTCTCCTACGGCATGCGTTTCGACAACGAACCCGAAGACGACGACGCGGTGACCGAACACCACGGGCTGCGCATCTTCGTCGACCCGGCGAGCCGCCGCTACATCGGCGGCAGCGTCCTCGACTACGAGGGCGGCCTCCAGGCGGCGGGGTTCCACGTCGAGAACCCGAACGTCGTCTCCGAGTGCGGGTGCGGCGAGAGCTTCCGGACGTAG
- a CDS encoding DUF5816 domain-containing protein — translation MELEVATTPADDTVYVDRSEGERGSKAPFFTTYVSESRDVRWGYRCGNCETFDNAMDTMGRIECNTCGNIKKPDEWDAAHE, via the coding sequence ATGGAACTCGAAGTCGCCACGACACCCGCAGACGACACCGTCTACGTCGACCGCAGCGAGGGCGAGCGCGGGTCGAAAGCGCCCTTCTTCACCACTTACGTCTCCGAGTCGCGCGACGTTCGATGGGGCTACCGCTGCGGCAACTGCGAGACGTTCGACAACGCGATGGACACGATGGGTCGCATCGAGTGCAACACCTGCGGCAACATCAAGAAACCCGACGAGTGGGACGCCGCCCACGAGTGA
- a CDS encoding DUF7116 family protein — protein sequence MAPVTMPPVEEAKTIFTRLGYTVSGEGTDLRAERKWRTVQVTAVADNDTMGRALADGGRDDGPPFRCFVTWDEHADSLCQRLERTARTYEWAVISVGDADDYRVIREDVPTVA from the coding sequence ATGGCCCCTGTTACCATGCCACCAGTCGAGGAGGCCAAGACGATTTTCACCCGCCTCGGCTACACCGTATCCGGAGAGGGGACGGACCTACGGGCCGAACGAAAGTGGCGTACCGTACAAGTGACGGCCGTCGCAGACAACGATACGATGGGTCGCGCGCTCGCCGACGGCGGGCGCGACGACGGCCCGCCGTTCCGCTGCTTCGTCACCTGGGACGAACACGCCGACTCGCTCTGTCAACGACTCGAACGCACCGCTCGAACCTACGAGTGGGCGGTCATCAGCGTCGGAGACGCCGACGACTATCGGGTCATCCGCGAAGACGTCCCGACCGTCGCCTGA
- a CDS encoding metal-dependent hydrolase → MFVGHAVFAFALVAGAAAIRGVDSTRALSLGAVAAAFAAAPDVDIAYALVGVVGAQTTDALSVASQFWQTGNLVHRAMTHSVVVAPIVAVAAALWLRGRRVGRRRGLVAAAALLATVVAVAAAVSGGLGLLVMALFAAAVLAITEATERWTDLGPRATFSAALVGLLSHPFGDLFTGSPPAMLYPFDATLFADRLAFSVDPTLNLLGAFGLELLTIWAGLLVALHLSGYSLRDAVDGRAALGAAYAVSVLLIPAPTLELSYPFVFSVLAVGMVGAAPRVGIRSRRVELPDRVAALCTGLTAVSIAGVAYAVAYLVA, encoded by the coding sequence ATGTTCGTCGGGCACGCAGTATTCGCCTTCGCGCTCGTCGCCGGTGCGGCCGCGATTCGCGGCGTCGACTCGACACGCGCGCTCTCTTTGGGAGCGGTCGCTGCGGCGTTCGCCGCCGCCCCCGACGTCGACATCGCCTACGCGCTCGTCGGCGTCGTCGGCGCGCAGACGACGGACGCGCTCTCGGTCGCCTCCCAGTTCTGGCAGACCGGCAACCTGGTCCACCGAGCGATGACGCACTCGGTCGTCGTCGCCCCCATCGTCGCCGTCGCCGCGGCGTTGTGGCTCCGCGGCCGTCGCGTCGGTCGCCGGCGGGGACTCGTCGCCGCGGCCGCGTTGCTGGCGACCGTCGTCGCCGTCGCCGCCGCGGTCTCTGGCGGCCTCGGTCTCCTCGTCATGGCGCTTTTCGCCGCCGCCGTCCTCGCCATCACCGAGGCAACCGAACGCTGGACCGACCTCGGTCCGCGAGCGACGTTCTCGGCGGCGCTCGTGGGACTGCTCTCGCACCCATTCGGCGATCTGTTCACCGGGTCGCCGCCGGCGATGCTCTACCCGTTCGACGCGACGCTGTTCGCCGACCGACTCGCCTTCAGCGTCGACCCGACGCTGAACCTGCTGGGCGCGTTCGGTCTCGAACTGCTCACCATCTGGGCGGGATTGCTCGTCGCGCTCCACCTCTCGGGCTACTCGCTCCGCGACGCCGTCGACGGCCGCGCGGCGCTGGGCGCGGCGTACGCGGTGAGCGTGCTTCTCATCCCCGCGCCGACGCTCGAACTCTCGTACCCGTTCGTCTTCAGCGTTCTCGCCGTCGGGATGGTCGGCGCGGCCCCGCGAGTCGGTATCCGCAGTCGGCGCGTCGAACTCCCCGACAGAGTCGCCGCGCTCTGTACCGGTCTGACGGCCGTGAGTATCGCCGGTGTGGCCTACGCCGTCGCGTATCTCGTCGCGTGA
- a CDS encoding dodecin, with the protein MVFKKITLIGQSSEGFEAAVDDAVDRAEETLENVYWVEVDELMVELAEEGRQYQAEATVAFKLE; encoded by the coding sequence ATGGTGTTCAAGAAAATCACGCTCATCGGACAGAGTAGCGAGGGATTCGAAGCGGCCGTCGACGACGCCGTCGACCGCGCCGAGGAGACCCTGGAGAACGTCTACTGGGTCGAAGTCGACGAACTGATGGTCGAACTCGCCGAGGAGGGACGGCAGTATCAAGCGGAGGCGACCGTCGCCTTCAAACTCGAATAA
- a CDS encoding bifunctional metallophosphatase/5'-nucleotidase, whose protein sequence is MPRLLHYSDIENVYDDPERAGRLAGLLYSLDGADSLVVGSGDNTSPGVLALVSKGRQALDFFRAVDSDVETFGNHDFDYGPEATRQLVADAPQTWVSANVRDDAGERFGRGEGVVPWTVESVDGDEIGLFGLTDPATDSLNPQAAELTFTDPYEAAERAVADLRAEGVEYVVAVSHLGASDDELARRVDVDAILGGHVHAERAEYVADTLLLRPGVNGRAVLEVTLDEDGARAERHDPSEGNVPVDGSLVAALRGRLAESGLDSVVGEAETPMRRSEEVVFGGECAVGNFVADAYRWAADADVGLQNSGGIRNGPPLSGEVTVADLVSVVPFAEPVVVAELTGEELLTAFRQAAGGAVDFGEPYWWHGHVSGATVRWDDARNELDGVRVGGEPVDSDRLYRVATAEYLLHSDHEFPVVEERHRAGEYGIQHEILADYAREFGVSASVEGRIQRPTGD, encoded by the coding sequence ATGCCGCGGTTGCTTCACTACTCGGACATCGAGAACGTCTACGACGATCCCGAGCGTGCTGGTCGTCTCGCAGGACTGCTCTACTCGCTCGACGGAGCCGATTCGCTCGTCGTCGGCAGCGGCGACAACACCTCCCCCGGAGTTCTGGCGCTCGTCTCGAAGGGTCGCCAGGCGCTCGACTTTTTCCGTGCCGTCGACAGCGACGTTGAGACGTTCGGCAACCACGACTTCGACTACGGTCCCGAGGCCACGCGCCAGTTGGTCGCCGACGCCCCGCAGACGTGGGTGAGCGCTAACGTCCGCGACGACGCGGGCGAGAGATTTGGCCGCGGCGAGGGCGTCGTCCCGTGGACCGTCGAGTCCGTCGACGGCGACGAAATCGGACTCTTCGGACTCACCGACCCCGCCACCGACTCGCTGAACCCACAGGCCGCCGAGTTGACGTTCACCGACCCGTACGAGGCGGCCGAACGCGCCGTCGCCGACCTGCGCGCCGAGGGCGTCGAGTACGTCGTCGCCGTCTCGCACCTCGGCGCGAGTGACGACGAACTCGCCCGCCGGGTGGACGTCGACGCGATTCTCGGTGGTCACGTCCACGCCGAGCGGGCGGAGTACGTCGCCGATACGCTGCTGCTTCGACCGGGCGTCAACGGTCGCGCCGTGCTCGAAGTCACGCTCGACGAGGACGGGGCGCGCGCGGAGCGCCACGACCCGAGCGAGGGTAACGTGCCCGTCGACGGGTCGCTGGTGGCGGCGCTCCGGGGTCGTCTCGCAGAGTCCGGTCTCGACAGCGTCGTCGGCGAGGCCGAGACGCCGATGCGGCGGAGCGAAGAAGTCGTCTTCGGCGGCGAGTGCGCCGTCGGGAACTTCGTCGCGGACGCGTACCGCTGGGCCGCCGACGCCGACGTGGGCCTGCAGAACAGCGGCGGTATCCGAAACGGTCCGCCGCTGTCGGGCGAGGTGACCGTCGCCGACCTGGTGAGCGTCGTCCCGTTCGCCGAACCGGTCGTCGTCGCGGAACTCACCGGCGAGGAGCTGCTGACGGCGTTCCGCCAGGCCGCCGGCGGCGCGGTGGACTTCGGCGAACCATACTGGTGGCACGGCCACGTCAGCGGCGCGACGGTCCGGTGGGACGATGCCCGAAACGAACTCGACGGCGTGCGCGTCGGCGGCGAACCCGTCGACAGCGACAGACTGTATCGCGTGGCGACGGCGGAGTATCTGCTCCACAGCGACCACGAGTTCCCGGTCGTCGAGGAACGACACCGCGCCGGCGAGTACGGCATCCAACACGAGATTTTGGCCGACTACGCCCGCGAGTTCGGCGTCTCCGCGAGCGTCGAGGGGCGGATTCAACGGCCGACGGGCGACTGA
- a CDS encoding universal stress protein: MTLVVVPVRYPLTSHSKATLGEAVRIADERDAELTVLHVNLYQNGENVSRAELKRAAQTEFGRLPRARYVIRRGFLVEETILEEVAAEGADIVVIGSKQAGRWRRMLRKFLDDPDIEAYLRGKLDCTVITVRADGETSTING; this comes from the coding sequence ATGACGTTGGTTGTCGTCCCGGTTCGGTATCCGCTGACCAGCCACTCGAAGGCGACGTTGGGCGAAGCGGTTCGCATCGCCGACGAACGAGACGCCGAGTTGACCGTCCTCCACGTGAACCTCTACCAGAACGGCGAGAACGTCTCCCGGGCGGAGCTGAAACGGGCCGCGCAGACCGAGTTCGGACGGCTTCCGCGTGCGCGGTACGTCATCCGCCGCGGCTTTCTCGTCGAGGAGACGATTCTCGAAGAAGTCGCCGCCGAAGGCGCGGACATCGTCGTCATCGGGTCGAAACAGGCGGGGCGCTGGCGGCGGATGCTCCGCAAGTTCCTCGACGATCCGGACATCGAGGCGTATCTCCGCGGGAAACTCGACTGTACGGTCATCACCGTCCGGGCCGACGGCGAGACGAGTACGATAAACGGCTGA
- a CDS encoding DUF63 family protein — translation MATVAERVEADPERTWLAAMAALVAALVGGSLLFPRIVYDGFLWRYFWGPVVADGEGATCAVRTDGTTTLLDSAAACQSATGYVARPGYTLVSEAGYVVTLLLMLGGVVLLLRRLNIGTSRKFFYALFPFMLFGGALRVVEDSGIAAIRAGVEPAIPFPWSALIISPFIYFTVFFVTLAAVVVTVTLSRRGVFEEFYRPLAAIGTVVLAVTLAYLGYLATTTTYVAFYPQVITVMLVATTVVTAVTWWLVETYRPELNAGTAHVGLLLIWGHALDGVANVVGLDWMPALGAGPNLVPKHPVNAGIVDITSTVLPASVLAVTGDAWPFLLVKLAAAVFIIWIFEPEIFEESPRYAILLLVAALAVGLGPGTRDMLRATFGI, via the coding sequence ATGGCAACGGTCGCAGAACGCGTTGAGGCGGACCCCGAGCGGACGTGGCTCGCGGCGATGGCCGCGCTCGTCGCCGCACTCGTCGGGGGGTCGCTTCTCTTCCCCCGAATCGTCTACGACGGCTTCCTCTGGCGCTACTTCTGGGGTCCGGTCGTCGCCGACGGCGAGGGCGCGACGTGCGCCGTCCGCACCGACGGAACGACGACGCTCCTCGATAGTGCGGCGGCGTGCCAGTCCGCGACCGGCTACGTCGCCCGTCCCGGCTACACGCTCGTCTCCGAGGCCGGCTACGTCGTCACCCTCCTCCTGATGCTCGGTGGCGTCGTCTTGCTTCTTCGCCGCCTGAACATCGGCACGAGTCGCAAGTTCTTCTACGCGCTGTTCCCGTTCATGCTGTTCGGCGGGGCGCTCCGCGTCGTCGAGGACTCGGGTATCGCGGCGATTCGCGCGGGCGTCGAACCCGCCATCCCGTTCCCGTGGAGCGCGCTCATCATCAGCCCCTTCATCTACTTCACCGTCTTCTTCGTCACGCTCGCCGCCGTCGTCGTCACGGTGACGCTCTCGCGGCGTGGCGTGTTCGAGGAGTTCTACCGGCCGCTGGCGGCCATCGGAACGGTCGTCCTCGCGGTGACGCTCGCGTATCTCGGCTACCTCGCGACGACGACGACGTACGTCGCGTTCTACCCGCAGGTCATCACCGTGATGCTCGTCGCGACCACCGTCGTCACCGCCGTCACGTGGTGGCTCGTCGAGACGTACAGACCCGAACTCAACGCGGGCACCGCCCACGTCGGTCTGTTGCTCATCTGGGGGCACGCCCTCGACGGCGTCGCCAACGTCGTCGGCCTCGACTGGATGCCGGCGCTCGGCGCGGGGCCGAACCTCGTGCCGAAGCATCCGGTGAACGCCGGTATCGTCGACATCACCTCGACGGTGCTCCCGGCGTCGGTGCTGGCGGTGACCGGCGACGCGTGGCCGTTCCTGCTCGTGAAACTCGCGGCCGCCGTCTTCATCATCTGGATCTTCGAACCGGAGATATTCGAGGAGAGTCCGCGTTACGCGATACTGCTTCTCGTCGCGGCGCTCGCGGTCGGACTCGGCCCCGGCACTCGCGACATGCTCCGGGCGACGTTCGGCATCTGA
- a CDS encoding Lrp/AsnC family transcriptional regulator — protein MELDETDRSILRILQEDARTPFSEIARRIDMSSATVHDRVGRMENAGVIEGYHAKVDPKAVGYGTSALVGLRVEQGHEAEALERLQELEAVKEIYLTTGEWDVMLRVFAADTEGLRELMFDHIAAMDGFSRSQTMVILGTEYERAGLSV, from the coding sequence ATGGAACTCGACGAGACGGACCGGTCGATTCTCCGCATTCTCCAGGAGGACGCCCGCACCCCCTTCAGCGAAATCGCACGCAGAATCGACATGTCGAGTGCGACCGTCCACGACCGGGTCGGCCGGATGGAGAACGCCGGCGTCATCGAGGGATACCACGCCAAAGTCGACCCGAAGGCGGTGGGGTACGGCACGTCGGCGCTGGTCGGACTCCGTGTCGAACAGGGCCACGAGGCGGAGGCGCTGGAGCGACTGCAGGAACTCGAAGCGGTCAAGGAGATCTACCTGACGACGGGCGAGTGGGACGTGATGCTCCGCGTGTTCGCCGCCGACACCGAAGGCCTGCGCGAACTGATGTTCGACCACATCGCGGCGATGGACGGCTTCTCGCGGTCGCAGACGATGGTCATCCTCGGGACCGAGTACGAGCGAGCGGGACTCTCGGTCTGA
- a CDS encoding inositol monophosphatase family protein has protein sequence MADVSLRAAVAVRAAEAGAAVAFDRFRRGIDVQTKDGKTDVVTQADRDAQARVADVIADAFPEDALVGEESVAPRATEEASGRGRADDALKSVPDDGDAWVVDPIDGTNNYVRNIRVWATAVAAVRDGDPVAAASALPALGDTYVADADAVYRNGHEVTVSAETDPEKSTVVPTVWWDFDHRDEYAAATREIVERFGDMRRVGCAQAVLAMVADGSLEGAITNIVTNPWDTVAGVYMVRRAGGTVTDLEGDRWRHDSKGLVASNGAVHDEVLAAARGIEKLNE, from the coding sequence ATGGCAGACGTTTCACTCCGCGCGGCAGTCGCTGTGCGCGCCGCCGAGGCGGGCGCAGCAGTCGCGTTCGACCGCTTCCGACGTGGAATCGACGTGCAGACGAAAGACGGCAAGACCGACGTAGTGACGCAGGCCGACAGGGACGCGCAGGCCCGCGTCGCCGACGTCATCGCCGACGCGTTTCCGGAGGACGCGCTGGTCGGCGAGGAGAGCGTAGCGCCACGCGCTACGGAAGAAGCGAGCGGGCGAGGCCGAGCAGACGACGCGCTGAAATCCGTCCCCGACGACGGCGACGCGTGGGTCGTCGACCCAATCGACGGGACGAACAACTACGTCCGGAACATCCGCGTCTGGGCGACGGCCGTCGCCGCCGTCCGCGACGGCGACCCCGTCGCGGCCGCGAGCGCCCTTCCTGCATTGGGTGACACCTACGTCGCCGACGCCGACGCCGTCTATCGGAACGGCCACGAAGTCACGGTCAGCGCCGAGACCGACCCCGAAAAGAGTACCGTCGTTCCCACCGTCTGGTGGGACTTCGACCACCGCGACGAGTACGCGGCCGCGACCCGCGAAATCGTCGAGCGGTTCGGCGACATGCGCCGAGTCGGCTGTGCGCAGGCCGTGTTGGCGATGGTCGCCGATGGCTCCCTGGAGGGGGCGATCACCAACATCGTGACGAACCCGTGGGACACCGTCGCCGGCGTGTACATGGTTCGGCGTGCAGGCGGCACGGTCACCGACTTGGAGGGCGACCGCTGGCGACACGACTCGAAGGGACTCGTCGCCTCCAACGGCGCGGTCCACGACGAGGTGCTCGCCGCCGCCCGCGGCATCGAAAAACTGAACGAGTGA